The nucleotide window TTATTAAACtttctcaagaaaaaaaatatgaagctTGATTTAGGTAACAAAAGGTTTCTTGGTAGTACACTAGATAACAAATTATAAGTCCAATGTGAACACATGCTCTATAAACCAGAAAATAAcaaatgatttaaatttgataaGTCAACGCTCAGCACTGCATGTTTTGTACTTGAAGTTATCCATGTAAAATTTCCTTACCTGGCAGCTCCAAGCCCGATGTTATGTGGAAATATGGTGGCATTGAAAACATTGTTGTGTCCGTGAACGGCATCAATCCCATATATCATTGGAATCCCAAGGCGAGTTGACATAGAACCATTTTGGTAGTCATTCACCATATTAACCCAATCTGCGGCAGTAGCTTTCGGAAGTGGAGTACTTCCCCCACCACTTAATACACTACCTGAATCAGAATAACATAACATAAACTTCAATTTTCTGTTTGCCATGCCAACAAGATATTTTAAACAGAAGTGTAGGGCCTTTGATTGGGATTTAAACCTGCATCTAAATTTGCAAAACAAGTTGTACTAACAATCCATCTCTTTTTTCGTTTATTGTTATTACTTTTTCCTTAAAAGATAATCCTGAGTTCATGTTTCATTGTTAATCACTGCTTCATTACATGCCATTTCTTTGTTGAACTATCATATCAGAATTTGACAAAAAGAGAAGTAAAATATTGTAAGATGCATGTTCGTTTTTACATGTGATTTGCACTTAATAATCATTTCTCCAATCACTTGATTTGCGATTAATGATCATTTCTTCCAGTTTCCTAGTTTCACTTTATAAAATGTCCTAATCAAGGAAAGCCAAGACTGATGTATAACAAAAAGATGTTATGAACATGCTTTCGAACTCCATAGACAGCCTTATCTCTTGGCATACTCTGGAAAATTCAAACTTGGAAGAAGAAACTGATTAAGTTCGGCTCAACTTCCTTTATCAGTGAAAAAAGATGCCTGTTTTAGCTCAACTTCCTtcccttctttctttcttcttttcatctCTTTTGAATACTCTTTCGACTTATTCCTGTATCCATTCAATTTTGCATGTCCTGATCTTGTAACTTTGGAGTAACCATGAATACtcacaactattttttttctgcAGTGTTCATAGCTCTTAAAACGACTTATTAAATCTACAACTATTAAATTCAATCTCCAGGATAAGTGCTAGTAACAAATATTGATCAAGAGATGCATAAAAAACAGAAAACACGAAAGTATGTAAAGGGTACTACAGGCATACCtctatatataacaataattcTCTATAACCAACATTCCACTATAACAACCATGTTTTTTGTGGACCGATCTTTCATGTTATGTTACATATATGTTCTCTATAATAACATTTCACTTTAGCAGCCAAAAAATATTAGAACATACGACCATGTTATAAAAAGGTTTGACTATACTATATATTGTGAATGTTCCTTATCAAGAAAATCCAGATGTGAAGTCCCGAtgtattgtttttataaacaagGGCATCAAATACTCTATTTCTCGTAACAATCTACTTCAAAATGTCATTATTCAATCTACAAGGAAAGTAACACACAGCAACTAACAaaaaaatgcacaaaaaaaactaaacaattATTCAAATGATACAACTATATAGATATGAAACGTAACTGAAGTAGTACTCCAAGTTAAACAGGGCTTACTGTTCTCCAAACAATATTCTTTAGACTAACATCATCAAATCTCCATAAACAAATACTCCCttctttcaatttgtttgtcttactttctttttttaccCATGTAAAAAATAATGTCTCTTTTACCTTTTTGGCAACTCTTCATTTCCAACTTTCCCCATAACATATTTTATAcaacaagattaaagggcattcacatacattatatatatctttagtttaaaaccacaaaatcTATCAAGTGTACTTACTTTCTTGAATTCCGTGTAAAGTTAAAACaacacaaacaaattgaaatggaggtaGTAAACACCAACTACACaagaaaaattacaaacatGGAAACCACAATACTATATGCAGATTTGAAATATTACCAATATAGTAGTCTTTCATTATTTGAATAGTGGCAACAGTCCTATCAATCTGAATCATCTGTCCAATCTTTTCTTGAAGGGTCATTCTACCAAGAAGATCTTTAACTCTAACCCCAACTGGTTGTTCCGGGTCCTTGTACTTGATGTAGTCCTCACCCATTGCAATCTTGTTCCACCATAGCACCAGAGTCACAAACCACCAAACCCAACTTTTCTTACCCATCCTCAACACTataataacatcaagaaaatgtgatactttttttttttcaagatagtACTTGAAATTTAAGTGAATACCCAGAAAAATGTAGGGTAAAGGGTGCAAGAAAATGCAGGATCTTGAAAGTTTTTAGTGAAAGAATACAGTAACAGAGAGAGTGTGTGCTGTGTTTTGTGGAAAAGATGAGTCTAAAAGTAGGAGTGAGAGTTGAGATATtctttgaaaaagttacaaGAGTTAAACGGTTATATATACGCCAAGAATATATATTACTAACCACCCTCCAACCCCTTTTAAGCAAGTTATTACTCAATTCTCGCCCCTATCGGAAATAGGATTGACTACCGATTTCAAAGGAACTGGAGTTACATCTCTTTTCCATTCAAGAGTTCTTATGCATTTCCACGCCCCTTTGAGACCCCGAAAAATGGACAAATTCCTTTTCTTAGGAATACATACAAGATTCGTCACTACAAAAAGGATAATGAGAGATTTCTTTACTtgtcattatattaaaaatagttatttaataatatttgtataatttgaaaaatcaagaaattatattatatatactttttgtGTCTATTTACCGTATTGTTGTTGGACAGAGAATATATTACTcttatatttacttttatttgtttaaaatagatataaatttatagattttatttttctaaacttgatttttatatttaaattcacaaagaaaaaaaaagtttatactttgtaccacataaattgaaacagataaGGCATATATTCATAGTTACATGAGCATTATAAGTTGTAACTGTCGAATGAGTGTATAATAATGAATGTGTAACTGTATAGTTAGTGATTGAATAATGATTAAACCGTCTTATTCATACATGATTTACTTACTTAATTAGTGTTTTATatctataaattatttaattcgTGATATGTTAATAGACATATTATGTGGTgagtggggtggggtggggttgGGTGTTGAACCTTTCTTTTTTAGAGATTTGAGAATTTCGAGAAAGACAGTTCATGTGGGGAACTCAACCTTTAGTACTGACTAGCTTGTTCAATCAAAagcattttctttcttaaagcaaaaatatcaagaaaaaggTAGGTCTTACATATTTATAGATTCTAATTTATATGTGCTGAATTAAATACTACTGTACTATACGATTAACTTACTTTTATATAATAGACATTTAAGAATacactcaaaaaaaattaaaaagttaaatcGAAAGTATCTAATATGAACTCTTAATAATATGTTTTAAGTATTCAGGTGATCAATCAAAACAGATTACagtttgaatatttaaataaaatttaccaataagtttaaaaaattgtcTACATATTCCACATATTTTCCATGATATATTTCATATTCACTTTATTTCGGAAGTGTCTAATGCATGATCCCTTATTATTTATTAGCAATAGACTTCTAATATGCTGATTATTGTAAAACTATAaacaactttttctttaatcttACCTTAGGTTCGTGTCCTCGGTTAGTCACAAGGATATATTTAGTCTTATAACGGGAGGGGTACATTTAGCCCGAAAGTATAACTAGGGATATATTAAAACTATTTCATATAGTAAAGGGTATATTTGGCCCTTTGCCGATATAAAAAAGTGGCAGTTTAGATTTACCCAAGCTAATAGAATATCACCAGTCAAGGTTATTCTACTGTCCAGAAAGAATCAAGTGGATCCTCATTTTGCTGTTAAAAAATACAGATACAACTTTAGACATCACATGATTCTACATGTTTTCCACTGAATTTATCTGTAAAACCTAACTCCCTTCTTCACCCTTACTTGAAAgttcttcattttcctttaacTTTGATTCATCTGACTCGAGAGACTTTGAAAGTAGTGAAGAATCCACGGGCCTGTCTTTCTGCATATCATCAATTGGCTCGTCTTTCTGTGTTTCATCAATTGGCTCATCTTTCTGTGTCTCATCGATTGGCTTGTCTTTCTGTGTCTCATCAATTGGCTCTCCTGCTGAGGCAGCTTCAGATTCGGTGTTGAATTCAAATTCAGGGTGCTGAGTTTGTCCTTCATTATTGGGCAATGGTGGAGATGGATTGTCAATGCCTGATCCTTTAGCAAGGCAAACATACTTGATAACTAGGCGCTTGTAATTGGTTAGTAGTTCTTCGATATCACCCACTGTTAGGTCACCAGCCTGGGAATATAGGTAGGGGAAACTTTGGAACACTTGGCTGATGCTATCCTCCTTGATCAGCATACTAGCCCCTCTGTTTTCTAGATCCGACAGTGACGGGATCTTTTCCATTGATGACTGACTTTTAGCATACTGATCCTCGTTCTTGATGTTTGTTTCTGTTGATGCAACCGAGAAATTTGGCTGTGTAGCAGGGTGTGGAGGCCTATTTGACCTAAAACTTTGTTTGGCGTCAGAAGTGTCTGCACCAGGAACAGGTCCAGCGTTCTGATCACTCTGGTCCAGTACATTGTTGTCGGCTGAAAGACCAGAAAGAAGTGCTCGAGCAGACTCCATATTTGTTTCAAACTCGGTCTCATCCATAGAAAGAGCTTGTGCATCAATATTCGAAATGAAAGATTCTGCAGAAAGAATGTTTGTGAAGAAGTATGCCGCTTCAGAAACCAAGCGGGTTTGCCGCCTAAACCTTTGTATATACAGTAGATTTGAGTGCAGCTGAGGGGGGTTAGCCTGATTGtgacataaaataaaaggtaatttaaaaattgaatgcAAGGACACAACAGAAGTTGTAAAATTAAAATACGGGAGCAGAAAGAATTTCAATCATTCTTCAGTATTGAAGAGAACACAGAACTAAAACAAACAAGCTTTTAGTTCTCCACTTAAAGATTTTCATCTATAAAAAGATTTTGGAAGGACGGTGCGTCAAGGATTTGGTAATATTCCACACATGGTTCATCAAATCAAGGATTTTGTTGAGAATCTAACTGAGtaaaattcacttttttttgtttgtttctgcGGGACAATTATAAAGTTATAATTCATATGATGTTATCCCAAATCAGAAATCATATGCAAGATATTTGGGGGATGAGAAGTACAAGATATTTGGGGGATGGAAGTGGGTGATGATACGATGATAGGAAAGCGAAAGGTGCAATAATGGACTCTTTGGCCACTAATCTGGATGCCTGCCTTTCGGATGCATTCAGTGTTCATGAATTCCaacataaagaaataagaatGTTTCTTCTGATCATTCCTTAGAAGAGAATTAAAATTTCCCTTGTCAGTCATCTTGGGCAAAAAAATCCAAGACAAATCAGTCGTACCAGCAATCCCTTCCCTTATTCATGTAGCAAAGTTGGACTACTATCCAGGCAAACATTGTTCAGTGTTATTAGACCTCTAATTCTGAAATCATCTTCCCTACAGGGAAATCAAGACGTGGGAGCATACCAAACACTACAATTCAGAACCTAAAGGATTCCTCAGTTGAGAAGACTAATATATCAGGTCAGTGCAAATGAGCTGGCTTACCTTTATGGTGACATATATGAGAACGGGAAGAAAATCATCTGCTCCTGGAGGGTTATCCTTTGCTGAAACAGAAGTCAGGAGATTATTGATAACCTTGCAACAATTAAGAATACACACAAGTTTGTCTCTTGGTGCCCTGTACATATTTATCTTTTGTAGCTCCTTCTGCGCAAGCTGTAAAAAGTGTAGCATGTAATGAAATAGTTAGACATCtcattgaaaaatgacattCACGAAAGATCTATGCTTATTTATGGCAGGGTAATAGAGCTATACTTATTGTAATCAAGATCACAACTCAAAAGGACAGCCTAAAGAAGACGTTTCTATAAAGGAAGAAGTGTGTGCCCCGGTACTATGAAAATATTCTCTGAATTTTGCATACTGCAAGCCTTGATATTACCGTAAACTGACGGTCGTACCCATAAAATACCAGTTTACAAACTTCTGCAGCAAATCTCTGAAAATCTGGGTCCACATTTAACCAACAAGTTACcatgttaaataaaaaatatgaaagtaacacaatttttttatagaaatcAATACTAGAGGTAATTGCCAGAGTAATCAGTGACCATCTTGTCAAGGTTTAACATATGCACAAAGACAAGAAGGTTAGCTCTTACTTggttatttttgtgaaaatacTCCGTTACTTTTACCAGTTATTAGTATAATAAAATAGCTGTgcaaaaaactattttatttgaaaactaCACCTGTTCCAGAAATGTGTATCTTTTCCAAAATTCTAACTTCCAAACACTGGTTgcgagaaaaaatatttgtttcttcCATCAGAAACCCATAAACCCACTAAGATACAGACACACATGCACATATACTATTGTGTGTGTGTCAGTATGTGTATAATGTGTGAACACACACACACAGTGCATATAAATATAAACTAACATCATGGTAAATGATTTTGGTCGAGGAATGATCAAGTATGCCTCACAAAAGATGGGTGGCTTTATTTAAAAACCACAACCATATTCAATTAGAAAAACCGTTCGCCCACAACATTTTGTTCGGGAAAATTATGTAAATGTACCGACTTCGGAACCAACAAACTGTCAAAAGACACGTGCATTTTGCTCTGAAATATAAAAACTGGTAATTTTATAACTTCACCCACGCATTGTCATCCTATGAGTGACAGGCCCAAATCCCAACAACAGTAATCAAGTGAGAAATCATATCCCTTCCTCcagtagtaaaaaaaaaaagtagcagTTAAGAACCAAAATCCCTGCACTTGCAACAGAATCAATGAATGATTCACCAGAAATTTACTTTTTACAGAGTTCACTTACCAACCATGATGATTCATTTTGAAATGTTGGCTTGATATCCAAATTCTCAGGCCTAACAAATTGTTGAATCAAAGCAATTTTCTCATGAAGCTGTTCATCAACTTTCACATCTTCAGGAAGTGAAGCAAATGTACGAGTAAATAGCTTCGTCATGACATACTTCTCAAGTCCCTGTTGTttgaaataatatgaatatgagCAAACAAAGTACAAACAGCACAGCAACAACTAAACTTATAATCAGTTGACATGCTGACATGCAGCCTACAGCCATCCAGACGCATCGAGTATAGAAAATGTGATATCCATGAATAACACAATATATTGATTCCATATGTTGGAGTAAAATTGTACAAACATCAACCTGAGTCTTTTACTGAAAAGGTATGACATATGTAAGCATGTTgagataaaaggaaaaatgataaCAATCAGACTTGGTACTTCTAGGCACAGTACCAATAGCAACTCTAATTAAGACACACAGTAGATTCAAGAATCCAAAGTTTTTTGTTCCTTCAATGTTGAGATATCTGTGGATCTGTTTTTCTGAAGGATATCAGTGGAACTTCCTTCCATTATTTATGCTCTTAAGGttagatatttattaatatcatggAGCAGCCTGAATCTTCAGTGTACTAAAAAATCAGCATGCAGATGTCATAAGTTTGAAACTCGGTTGTGTATAGGCCCATTCCTCTGTCATGTTCCACTTAAATTTCAGGCTTCTTGTTGGCGGCGGCAGTATTCGAACTTGCGATGTGCACCCTAGGCTGCACATCTCAAGTTGTGTCCTTAATATTGAACCAAAACCCTAGGGGCTTGTGGGGCAATGGGGTTGGATGGAAGGCTGGTAGGTTgatgagatttgatatacaaattaaaaaacaGACTGATAACATTCATGCTAAAGCCTTATTCAGCATATAGGTGCACTCACTTCACCAGCACTCTCCAACTCCTCCTCAGAACATCCAGCCCAAAGTGAATGAGCTCTGAATGCTGTTTCCATATTTCCAAGGAACTCCTGCACGGCTGCACTATCCCTCTCTGCGTCTGGAGCATTGTTCAAaaatgatacaataaaactGCAAAAGATTCCAATTAGTAATAACATTTCCCTCAAATGATACCTACCTACAACTCTTCAGGGTCCTAGTTGATTAATATGGCAAGCCTTGCTGTTAtgttaatttgaattaatcaatTATCCAAATATTCAATATGCAGTAGTATATTATAGGATTTTAGATCAGTTAGTAGAAGAAACACAAAGCCCATGAATTATTCCATCTACGTGCTTTATAATTATGAAAAGTATGAGAAGAAATTATGCTAAGATGACAAGCTGATTATAAGTTTCATATTACTAAGACAACCATTCCATAGCTGATCCAGAATCCCAATATtgataattcattttttatactCAATATCCATTAACTTCACTTTGCATAGAAAACTCTCTCCATTAAATCATTGAGGTACTTGTTTGGGctgaggagtagttgttgtatTACGCCAAAACCCAAGCAGGTTTGAAGAGAtttaaagagaagaaaacaacAAGAGGTTCAGCTGAAGCATTCTTCAATAATGATTATGGGCTACTCAACTGAGCAAATGAGTTCACGTCCCTTTATCACCATCATCATATACATTTTTTTCTCATGGCAATCTTCCAATATCTACTTTAAGCAAACGTCAACAATAAGTTACTACTAAACTTACATATGAACAAAAATAAGTTAAAGAGCCTAAGTAAGTACTCTGGTTTTCTCAGTTAATTGGCCTAAGTTGACTTGAGCAATCAAAATCATACAAATCCGATTATCCAACTAAACCTTACCCATTTATTCTTTTACCATAAATAGGTGTCTTTCTTTGATCTATACAAATTTTCCTAAGTTTCCTTTCGCACTCAAATTATGAATAGGCTCTTATAAGATGAAGATTGATACCTTTTGATGGATTTGACGAAATCGGCAGCGGTTGGATCACGCATTCGTTGAAGGAAATCATGCCACGTCAATGGTGCAGTAGACGGTCCTAACACGTCGCTGTTCTCCATTTTCAGATCGACGGCCGGCgactctttctctctctctctacgAATTTCTGATACTATactgaagaagaaagaagaagaagacagaCTAAATGGGCCCCCGAAATCAAGTGGAAGTTGGGCTTGCAATTCATTTGTTTGGAAGGACTTTGGGCTTATGAGAGTAAACTGGGTTCTCAATTGGGCCTATCAGGACCTATTTATGGGCCATAACACCTGAATTTCTGAGAGAAAGTGGCAAATAGCCACTTGCCAGATCGCTAATTAAGTTTTTAACTACGCAAAATTATTCAGTACTAGTAAAATCCCCGTGCTTCGCgcgggaatttaatatcacggaatatataaaataatacttaaaatctatccgtcactaaaactaaaacactatattatcctacataaaagattaatattgtaaaggaaaatgaaaattatttcatcttatcatttatctttaataacataagcatataTTAATtactgtaaaaatacataccaggatctAAAACACAAGCAATGGTGTCACtgagccactcaacatgagtaaagtacacaaatatgtaattgtgaagaagaagatgacgAAGTAGTAGTTTagaattttcattgttttaaaatgagaggaaatccctctatttatagacaacaaatggtagtgtgaacaaatatttattgtacCTTATCGaaaaggttacaactatttggaaaagttgcaacccttcaaaaaggtcacaaccttttataaaagtcacaacttttcataaaagtcgcaactcttcattaaagtcacaatttttcataaaaatcacaatttttcataaaagtcgcaactcttcattaaagtcacaacttttcataaaaatcacaacttttcatgaaaaaggaagactagttttggaaataaataaattaaaagtgaattttggtttgtggtggcgccgcGCAGGCAGGTCTAaagttctcttttatatatacacTAGATAATTGAAGGCCCGTTCACGGGCCCGATATAATTAAttgtcttttcaattttaatttaattttttttacctaaattcacatcttattttattataatttctaaaatttcctagcatttaaaaaaaatacaaaaatcccctCTCAGATACATCCATATCCTCTATCAAATACATCACTATCTCCTCTCGAATACACCCATATACTCTCTCGAATACATCTTTATTCCCTCTTGAATACATCCCTATCTTCTCTTGTATACATCTCTCTCCTCTCGAATACACCCCTCCTCTCTTGGATTCATCTGTGAGCTATTTGTCTGCAAGTTTCCTGAATAGTAATGTATCACGATCGATGTATTCGCATGTCTGCTGAtgtattcaaaaaaaattaattttaagaaatttttgttatttgaaaaagagtagaaatataatgtaattagctcttaacagtatgaaaatttatgtaatttttactttaatttatgtgacatatttttctttgtagTCAGTTTCAAAAGAATGatgtattaatatatttaataacattttgactttaaaatattcattttattcttaataagaTGATTTATAGTCATATGAACATATATGGTTTGGTTtaaaccacaagttttaaaagtgttttttttttaaaaaataaataaaacttcatGCTAAGTcaaataaacattacataaatcGAAATGGAATGAGTACAAACTTTAgatcaattttatatttataaaatttaaacttttgtaACTATTTTGCcttttaacaaaatttaaaatgaaaacaCTAAAGCTTTTTCAcgattattttttatagtatttttttatcaatattatgttgataataaccaaaattttaatataaataaggTAATAAAGtaacttaattttgaaattcaagtattGATATCAATtgagaaaacattttttttttaagttggaAAGCATTCATAATCTAATATTTAATATGCTCCTTACTCTCGACGAATAACACTAATTTATCATAATT belongs to Solanum stenotomum isolate F172 chromosome 1, ASM1918654v1, whole genome shotgun sequence and includes:
- the LOC125853673 gene encoding vacuolar protein sorting-associated protein 9A-like isoform X2, producing the protein MYRAPRDKLVCILNCCKVINNLLTFVSAKDNPPGADDFLPVLIYVTIKLAQKELQKINMYRAPRDKLVCILNCCKVINNLLTSVSAKDNPPGADDFLPVLIYVTIKANPPQLHSNLLYIQRFRRQTRLVSEAAYFFTNILSAESFISNIDAQALSMDETEFETNMESARALLSGLSADNNVLDQSDQNAGPVPGADTSDAKQSFRSNRPPHPATQPNFSVASTETNIKNEDQYAKSQSSMEKIPSLSDLENRGASMLIKEDSISQVFQSFPYLYSQAGDLTVGDIEELLTNYKRLVIKYVCLAKGSGIDNPSPPLPNNEGQTQHPEFEFNTESEAASAGEPIDETQKDKPIDETQKDEPIDETQKDEPIDDMQKDRPVDSSLLSKSLESDESKLKENEELSSKGEEGS
- the LOC125853673 gene encoding vacuolar protein sorting-associated protein 9A-like isoform X1; translation: MENSDVLGPSTAPLTWHDFLQRMRDPTAADFVKSIKSFIVSFLNNAPDAERDSAAVQEFLGNMETAFRAHSLWAGCSEEELESAGEGLEKYVMTKLFTRTFASLPEDVKVDEQLHEKIALIQQFVRPENLDIKPTFQNESSWLLAQKELQKINMYRAPRDKLVCILNCCKVINNLLTSVSAKDNPPGADDFLPVLIYVTIKANPPQLHSNLLYIQRFRRQTRLVSEAAYFFTNILSAESFISNIDAQALSMDETEFETNMESARALLSGLSADNNVLDQSDQNAGPVPGADTSDAKQSFRSNRPPHPATQPNFSVASTETNIKNEDQYAKSQSSMEKIPSLSDLENRGASMLIKEDSISQVFQSFPYLYSQAGDLTVGDIEELLTNYKRLVIKYVCLAKGSGIDNPSPPLPNNEGQTQHPEFEFNTESEAASAGEPIDETQKDKPIDETQKDEPIDETQKDEPIDDMQKDRPVDSSLLSKSLESDESKLKENEELSSKGEEGS